The following are from one region of the Populus trichocarpa isolate Nisqually-1 chromosome 8, P.trichocarpa_v4.1, whole genome shotgun sequence genome:
- the LOC7497771 gene encoding ABC transporter F family member 4, whose protein sequence is MGKKPKEDASGAPSKAKASNKDGKKEKLSVTAMLASMDQKPDKPKKGSSSTLTSSKPKPRSAPSYTDGIDLPPSDDEVEGQGLEEEQQQDGTNKRTNQRRSELKPLDVALSDKELKKREKKELLTAHAIKHAKQEALKDDHDAFTVVIGSRASVLDGEDEGDANVKDITIENFSVSARGNELLKNASVKIAHGRRYGLVGPNGMGKSTLLKLLAWRKIPVPKNIDVLLVEQEVIGDDKTALQAVVSANEELVKLREEVSLLQKSTFAAEGENNGGDDEDDAGERLAELYDKLQLMGSDAAESQASKILAGLGFTKDMQGRPTRSFSGGWRMRISLARALFVQPTLLLLDEPTNHLDLRAVLWLEEYLCRWKKTVVVVSHDRDFLNTVCNDVIHLHDQKLDSYRGNFNDFEVGYEQRRKETNKKFEIYNKQMKAAKRSGSRVQQEKVKDRAKFAAAKETAKNKGKGKVDEDQAPPEAPKKWRDYSVEFHFPEPTELTPPLLQLIEVSFSYPNRDDFKLSNVDVGIDMGTRVAIVGPNGAGKSTLLNLLAGDLVPSEGEVRRSQKLRIGRYSQHFVDLLTMDETPVQYLLYLHPDQEGLSKQEAVRGKLGKFGLPSHNHLTPIAKLSGGQKARVVFTSISMSKPHILLLDEPTNHLDMQSIDALGDALDEFTGGVVLVSHDSRLISRVCEDEEKSEIWVVEDGTVTSYPGTFEEYKEELQREIKAEVDDD, encoded by the coding sequence ATGGGAAAGAAGCCAAAGGAGGACGCTAGCGGTGCACCCTCAAAGGCTAAGGCTAGCAATAAAGATGGGAAGAAAGAGAAACTATCAGTCACTGCCATGTTGGCCAGTATGGACCAGAAACCTGACAAACCTAAGAAGGGCTCTTCCTCAACCTTAACATCTAGTAAGCCCAAGCCAAGGTCAGCTCCTTCTTACACTGACGGCATTGATCTTCCCCCGTCTGATGATGAAGTAGAGGGGCAGGGCTTGGAAGAAGAGCAACAACAGGATGGTACAAACAAGAGAACCAATCAGCGGAGGTCTGAATTGAAGCCCCTTGATGTAGCCTTGTCAGATAAAGAGTTAAAAAAGCGTGAAAAGAAGGAACTTCTCACTGCCCATGCCATTAAGCATGCGAAGCAGGAGGCCCTTAAAGATGACCATGATGCTTTCACGGTTGTCATTGGGAGCCGGGCTTCTGTCCTTGATGGGGAAGATGAAGGGGATGCTAATGTCAAAGATATAACAATAGAGAATTTTTCTGTCTCTGCTCGGGGAAATGAACTACTTAAAAATGCATCTGTGAAGATAGCTCATGGAAGAAGATATGGTTTGGTAGGACCCAACGGAATGGGCAAGTCTACGCTATTGAAGCTCCTTGCTTGGAGGAAGATTCCTGTGCCCAAGAATATTGATGTGCTTTTGGTTGAACAGGAGGTAATTGGTGATGATAAAACAGCTTTGCAAGCAGTTGTTTCTGCCAATGAAGAACTCGTGAAACTCCGAGAAGAGGTTTCCTTGCTGCAGAAATCCACTTTTGCTGCTGAGGGTGAAAAcaatggtggtgatgatgaagatgatgctGGAGAGAGGCTTGCTGAATTGTATGATAAATTGCAGTTGATGGGATCAGATGCTGCCGAATCTCAGGCATCAAAGATTCTTGCTGGATTGGGTTTTACCAAGGATATGCAGGGCCGTCCAACTAGGTCATTTAGTGGTGGCTGGAGGATGCGAATTTCTCTGGCCAGGGCACTTTTTGTGCAGCCAACCCTCTTATTGCTTGATGAGCCTACCAACCATCTTGACTTAAGGGCTGTTCTCTGGTTGGAGGAGTATCTGTGCCGCTGGAAGAAAACTGTGGTTGTTGTCTCTCATGACCGAGATTTCCTCAACACGGTTTGCAATGACGTTATTCATCTACATGATCAGAAACTCGACTCCTATCGTGGAAATTTCAATGACTTTGAAGTTGGGTATGAGCAGAGGCGGAAGGAGACAAACAAGAAGTTTGAGATTTATAACAAGCAGATGAAAGCTGCCAAGAGGAGCGGGAGTCGGGTTCAGCAGGAAAAGGTCAAGGATCGAGCAAAGTTTGCTGCAGCCAAGGAAACAGCAAAGAATAAGGGCAAGGGCAAGGTTGATGAGGATCAAGCCCCACCTGAAGCTCCGAAGAAGTGGAGAGATTACAGCGTTGAGTTTCACTTTCCTGAACCTACTGAGCTTACACCACCACTCTTGCAGCTCATTGAAGTGAGCTTTAGTTATCCAAATCGGGATGATTTCAAGCTGTCAAATGTTGATGTGGGTATTGACATGGGGACCCGTGTTGCTATTGTTGGGCCCAATGGAGCTGGCAAATCCACTCTCCTGAATCTTCTTGCAGGTGATTTGGTACCGAGTGAAGGTGAAGTGAGGCGGAGTCAGAAGTTGAGGATTGGAAGGTACTCGCAGCACTTTGTGGATCTTCTTACAATGGATGAAACACCTGTACAATACCTTCTCTATCTGCATCCAGACCAAGAGGGGCTTAGCAAACAGGAGGCTGTCCGGGGGAAGCTTGGCAAATTTGGACTGCCAAGTCATAATCATCTTACCCCTATCGCAAAGTTATCAGGCGGGCAGAAAGCTCGGGTTGTCTTCACGTCGATATCGATGTCCAAGCCCCATATCTTACTCTTGGATGAGCCCACAAATCATCTTGATATGCAGAGCATTGATGCCTTGGGCGATGCTCTAGATGAATTCACTGGTGGAGTTGTCCTGGTCAGTCATGACTCTAGGTTGATATCGCGTGTATGTGAGGATGAAGAGAAGAGTGAGATTTGGGTGGTGGAAGATGGAACTGTGACTAGTTACCCTGGAACATTTGAAGAGTACAAAGAGGAGCTACAAAGGGAGATTAAGGCTGAGGTTGATGATGATTAA
- the LOC7497772 gene encoding pyrophosphate-energized membrane proton pump 2 translates to MAYGFVLRGHGFEHAHVSFWNRIAYPYLIFRVLKQINVRVLLVLLLLLLGFGVIFYIGASTSPIIVFVFTISDAIRDGAQGFFRTQYGTICKMAMLLALVILCIYLFRSTTPQQESSGLGRSTSAYITVAAFLLGALCSGVTGYVGMWVSVRANVRVSSAAKRSAREALQIAVRAGGLSAIVVVGIAILYATFYVWLGVDSPGSMKVTLPLILVGYGYGASFFALFAQLGGGIYTKAADVGADLVGKVEQGIPEDDPRNPAVIADLVGDNVGDCAARGADLFESIAAETISAMILGGTMAQRCKIEGNANPSGYILFPLVVHSFDLVISSIGILSIRSTRDSSVKSPIEDPMAILQKGYSVTICLAVLTFAASTYWMLYTEQAPSAWVHFALCGLVGIITAYIFVWITKNYTDYKHGRVRTLALASSTGHGINIIAGVSLGLESTALPVLVISVSIVSSFWLGHIAGLVDEAGNATGGLFGTAVATMGMLSTA, encoded by the exons ATGGCTTATGGCTTTGTTTTGAGAGGACATGGATTTGAGCATGCACACGTGTCTTTTTGG AACAGGATTGCATATCCTTACCTG ATATTTCGAGTACTCAAGCAAATAAATGTCCGTGTTCTACTTGTGCTTTTGCTCTTGCTCTTAGGTTTTGGAGTGATCTTTTACATTGGAGCAAGTACTTCTCCAATTATTGTGTTTGTCTTCACA ATATCAGATGCAATACGTGATGGAGCACAAGGCTTCTTCAGGACCCAGTATGGTACTATTTGTAAGATGGCAATGCTACTAGCACTGGTGATCctctgtatatatttgttccGCAGCACAACTCCTCAACAAGAATCTTCTGGCCTTGGAAG GTCAACATCTGCATATATCACTGTTGCTGCATTCCTTTTGGGAGCTTTGTGTTCGGGTGTTACAGGTTATGTTGGGATGTGGGTGTCAGTACGTGCAAATGTTAGAGTTTCTAGTGCTGCGAAGCGGTCAGCTAGAGAGGCATTGCAG ATAGCTGTTCGTGCTGGTGGTTTGTCTGCCATAGTGGTGGTTGGCATAGCCATCCTTTATGCTACATTTTATGTATGGTTGGGTGTGGATTCCCCTGGTTCAATGAAGGTCACTT TGCCTCTTATCCTTGTGGGATATGGATATGGAGCTTCATTTTTTGCACTGTTTGCTCAGTTGGGTGGTGGAATATACACAAAAGCTGCTGATGTTGGGGCTGACCTTGTTGGAAAAGTAGAGCAGGGAATACCAGAAGATGATCCTAGAAATCCTGCAGTGATTGCAGATTTG GTTGGAGATAATGTGGGTGATTGTGCTGCTCGAGGTGCTGATCTTTTCGAAAGTATTGCTGCTGAAACAATTAGTGCCATGATACTTGGGGGAACCATGGCCCAGCGTTGCAAAATTGAGGGTAA TGCAAATCCATCTGGCTACATCTTGTTTCCTCTTGTCGTTCATTCATTTGACCTGGTCATATCTTCAATTGGAATTCTTTCAATCAGGAGTACTCGTGATTCTAGTGTGAAGTCTCCCATAGAGGATCCAATGGCAATCCTTCAGAAAGGATACTCGGTTACAATATGTCTGGCAGTTCTTACATTCGCTGCG TCTACCTATTGGATGCTTTATACAGAGCAAGCACCTTCAGCATGGGTTCATTTTGCGTTATGTGGATTGGTTGGAATCATCACAGCTTATATTTTTGTCTGGATCACCAAGAACTATACTGACTACAAGCATGGTCGTGTACGCACATTGGCTCTTGCTAGCTCCACCGGTCATGGGATTAACATAATTGCAGGAGTTAGTCTGGGGCTGGAATCAACAGCCCTTCCTGTTCTTGTCATTAGTGTATCCATAGTTTCATCTTTCTGGCTGGGTCACATTGCAGGGCTGGTTGATGAGGCTGGAAACGCCACAGGTGGGCTGTTTGGTACAGCTGTGGCCACAATGGGAATGCTCAGCACCGCATAA
- the LOC7490837 gene encoding vacuolar-processing enzyme alpha-isozyme encodes MLSPGSWNLSVYCMPLYSNFFLVVRKLVDYLNCSMSSSSYLCGYGYGTFLFLIALLSSIAQSQGVIINSTSASSLPSSVRRDSTTAEGKQWAVLVAGSAGYENYRHQADVCHAYQILKKGGLKDENIIVFMYDDIAFHVDNPRPGIIINKPFGHDVYAGVPKDYTGDNCTVDNLFAVLLGNKSALTGGSGKVVDSGPNDNIFIYYADHGAPGLVGMPIGKDLYAKDLIQVLKKQQEANSYKSMVFYLEACESGSMFEGLLPSNWSIYAITAANGEESSYGIYCPGYYPAPPPEFLTCLGDVFSISWMEDSDLHDMSQETLQQQYEVVRRRTGFDYEDRSHVMQYGNMELSKELLSSYLGTNAANDNYATNINIEEYPSMIPRAFDQREATLLHFWHKYQEAPDGSDKKAEAHKDLLRIHSHIRHVDRSLSHIASTLFGDENAANAMKHVRPSGQPLVDDWDCLKGLVEAYEKQCGGLSWYGKKYTRVIANMCNAGINVEQMIGASTRACSSRTTTTTPTRGSLQNEFDK; translated from the exons ATGTTGAGTCCTGGAAGTTGGAACCTCTCTGTATATTGCATGCCCCTATATTCTAATTTCTTTCTAGTCGTCAGAAAGCTG GTTGATTACTTGAATTGCAGTATGAGCAGCAGCTCCTATCTGTGTGGCTATGGCTATGGCACATTTCTTTTCCTAATCGCATTGTTAAGTTCCATAGCTCAAAGTCAGGGAGTGATCATCAACAGTACTAGTGCGTCAAGCTTGCCATCGAGTGTTAGAAGAGACTCCACTACCGCTGAAGGAAAACAATGGGCCGTTTTGGTTGCCGGATCGGCTGGTTATGAAAATTACAGGCATCAG gcTGATGTATGCCATGCATACCAAATACTGAAGAAAGGTGGgttgaaagatgaaaacatCATTGTTTTCATGTATGATGACATTGCGTTCCATGTTGATAATCCCAGGCCcggcatcatcatcaacaaaccTTTTGGTCATGATGTTTATGCAGGAGTCCCCaag GATTATACTGGAGATAACTGTACAGTGGACAACTTATTTGCTGTACTTCTGGGAAACAAATCTGCTCTTACTGGAGGGAGTGGCAAGGTTGTGGATAGTGGTCCAAATGACAACATTTTCATATACTATGCTGATCATGGTGCTCCAGGTTTAGTCG GTATGCCTATTGGGAAAGACCTGTATGCCAAAGACCTCATACAAGTGTTGAAGAAGCAGCAGGAAGCTAATTCGTATAAAAGCATG GTATTCTACCTTGAAGCTTGTGAGTCTGGGAGTATGTTCGAAGGTCTTCTTCCAAGTAACTGGAGCATATATGCAATTACTGCTGCAAATGGAGAGGAGAGTAGCTATGGAATATATTGCCCAGGATACTACCCTGCTCCTCCCCCAGAATTTCTTACTTGCTTGGGAGATGTATTTAGCATTTCTTGGATGGAGGATAG TGATTTGCACGACATGAGCCAGGAAACTCTGCAGCAGCAATATGAAGTG GTTCGGAGAAGGACAGGATTTGATTATGAAGATAGGTCTCATGTCATGCAATATGGAAACATGGAGCTTAGTAAGGAGCTGCTCTCTTCTTACTTGGGCACAAACGCTGCAAACGATAACTACGCTACCAACATTAATATCGAAGAATACCCTTCTATGATCCCAAGAGCTTTTGACCAACGCGAAGCAACTCTTCTTCATTTCTGGCACAAg TATCAAGAAGCCCCCGATGGATCTGATAAGAAGGCCGAGGCTCACAAGGACCTACTTCGCATACATTCTCATATAAGGCATGTGGATCGTAGCCTAAGCCATATTGCTTCAACTCTGTTTGGGGATGAAAACGCAGCAAATGCAATGAAGCATGTTAGACCTTCTGGGCAACCTCTTGTTGATGACTGGGATTGCTTGAAGGGCCTT GTGGAAGCTTATGAGAAACAGTGTGGAGGTCTGTCATGGTATGGAAAGAAGTACACGAGAGTGATAGCAAACATGTGCAATGCTGGGATAAATGTGGAGCAAATGATCGGTGCATCCACCAGAGCATGCTCATCAaggaccaccaccaccactcctACTAGAGGCTCCCTTCAAAACGAATTTGACAAATAG